The nucleotide window CTGCGACCGGTATCTCGAAATCTGGAACCTGGTGTTCATGCAGTACGACCAGGCCGAGGACGGCACCCGCACCGACCTGCCCCGCCCCTCCATCGACACCGGCATGGGCCTTGAGCGCATCGCCGCCGTGGCCCAGGGCGTGGCCTCCAACTACGAGACCGACCTGTTTCAAAGCATCATCCAATACACCGCCGACCTGGCGGGCGTGAAATACCGTGAATCCGAGGAGATCGACACCGCGCTCCAGGTCATCGCCGACCACTCCCGGGCCATCGCCTTCCTCATCCCGGACCAGGTGCTGCCGTCCAACGAGGGCCGCGGCTACATCCTGCGCCGCCTGATCCGCCGCGCCTACCGCTTCGGCAAGCTCATGGGTCTTGAAGGCAGCTTCCTGTGGAAGACCGCGTCCAAGGTCATCGACGACATGGGCGGCCACTACAAGGAGCTGGAAGAGACCCGCGACTTCATGGTCGAGGTCGTCAGGGGCGAGGAGGAATCCTTTGCCAACACGCTGGACAAGGGCCTCGACATGCTCGAAGCCGAACTGGCCGAGCTGAAGCAGGCCAAGGCCGCCATCGTGCCCGGCGAGACCACTTTCAAGCTGTACGACACCTACGGCTTCCCCATCGACATCGTGCGCGACATCGCCGAACAACACGGCCTGGGCGTGGACGAGGCCGAGTTCGACAAATTCATGCAGGAGCAGAAGAACCGCTCCAAGGCCGCCTGGAAGGGGTCCGGCGAAAAGGACGTGGCCTCCATCTTCCAGACCCTCCTGGAACAGGACGTGACCTCCGAATTCTCCGGCTACGAGACCATGGCCGACCAGTCCGGGATCGCCTACGTGCTGACCCCGGACGGCGAGGTCGTGGACTCCCTCAAGGCCGGCGAATCCGGCTGGATGGTGGCCAAGGTCACCCCGTTCTACGGCGAATCCGGCGGCCAGACCGGCGACACCGGGGCCGTTGCCGCCACAGGCGGCAAGGCGGACGTGCTCGACACGGTCAAGCCGTCCCAGTCCCTGACCGCCCACAAGATCACCGTCACCGACGGCGAGATCGGGACCGGCGACACCGCGTTCCTGAACGTGGACCGCACCCGGCGCATGGCCACCATGCGCAACCATACCGTGACCCACCTGCTCCACGCCGCCCTGCAAAAAGTGCTCGGCGACCACGTCAAGCAGGCGGGCTCCCTGGTGGGCCCGGACCGGCTGCGCTTCGACTTCACCCACATCAAGCGCCTCTCCCCCGAGGAGATCGCCGAGGTCGAATCCATCGTCAACCGGAACATCTTCGACGCCCTGCCCGTGACCCGCGAGGTCATGGACATCAAGGCCGCCCAGGCCAAGGGCGCCACCGCCCTGTTCGGCGAAAAGTACGGCGACACCGTGTCCGTCATCGAGGTGCCGGGCGTGTCCATGGAATTCTGCGGCGGCACCCACCTGGACAACACCGGCATTGCCGGAACCTTTGTCATCACGTCCGAAGCGGGCGTGGCCGCAGGCATCCGCCGCATCGAGGCCGCCACCGGCCACAACGCCGTGGCCTGGCTCAACGAACGCCGCGCCGCCGCGACCGAGGCCGGGGCCATGCTCAAGGCCCAGCCCGCCGACCTGCCCGGCAAGGTCAAGGACCTCCAGCAGCAGGTCAAGGACATGGCCAGGGAGATGAAGACCCTCCAGGCCAAGCTGGCGTCCGGCGCGGGCCGCGACATGATGAGCGAGATGGAAGAGATCAACGGGGTCAAGGTCCTGGCCGTGGAGCTGGAGGCCCCGAACATGGGCGTCATGCTCGAACAGATGGACGCCCTGCGCTCCAAGATCGATTCCGGCATCATCTGCCTGGTGGCCGGGCACGGCGACGACAAGGTGTCCGTGGCCCTGGCCGTGACCAAGGACCTGCACGGCCGGTTCAAGGCGGGCGACCTGATCAAGCCCGTTGCCGGTGAAGTCGGCGGTGGCGGCGGCGGCCGTCCCGACCTGGCCCGCGCAGGCGGCTCCGACCCGGCGGGCATCAAGAACGCCATCGCCAAGCTCAAGGAGCTGGTGGCTGCGTAAACCGGCTCCCGCCGTTCATCCGCAAGAAAGATCAAGGCCCCGCATCGAACCGATGCGGGGCCTTTCATTGCATTCGGCCATGGGGAATCCCGGGGGCCAGGGAACCTGCCCGGCCTATATCAATCCAGAATCCTTCCCTCGCCCAGGGGGAGCCGTCCGGCCC belongs to Pseudodesulfovibrio portus and includes:
- the alaS gene encoding alanine--tRNA ligase, translating into MKANEIRQRFLEYFEKNGHTQVESAPLIPKDDPTLLFTNAGMVQFKKLFLGQEKRGYNRATTSQKCLRVGGKHNDLENVGRTARHHTFFEMLGNFSFGDYFKEDAIKFCWEFLTEELGLDKDRLYITIYKDDDEAGELWQKVTGVPAERIYRLGEKDNFWSMGDTGPCGPCSEVHFDQGEHVGCGPDCGIGKCDCDRYLEIWNLVFMQYDQAEDGTRTDLPRPSIDTGMGLERIAAVAQGVASNYETDLFQSIIQYTADLAGVKYRESEEIDTALQVIADHSRAIAFLIPDQVLPSNEGRGYILRRLIRRAYRFGKLMGLEGSFLWKTASKVIDDMGGHYKELEETRDFMVEVVRGEEESFANTLDKGLDMLEAELAELKQAKAAIVPGETTFKLYDTYGFPIDIVRDIAEQHGLGVDEAEFDKFMQEQKNRSKAAWKGSGEKDVASIFQTLLEQDVTSEFSGYETMADQSGIAYVLTPDGEVVDSLKAGESGWMVAKVTPFYGESGGQTGDTGAVAATGGKADVLDTVKPSQSLTAHKITVTDGEIGTGDTAFLNVDRTRRMATMRNHTVTHLLHAALQKVLGDHVKQAGSLVGPDRLRFDFTHIKRLSPEEIAEVESIVNRNIFDALPVTREVMDIKAAQAKGATALFGEKYGDTVSVIEVPGVSMEFCGGTHLDNTGIAGTFVITSEAGVAAGIRRIEAATGHNAVAWLNERRAAATEAGAMLKAQPADLPGKVKDLQQQVKDMAREMKTLQAKLASGAGRDMMSEMEEINGVKVLAVELEAPNMGVMLEQMDALRSKIDSGIICLVAGHGDDKVSVALAVTKDLHGRFKAGDLIKPVAGEVGGGGGGRPDLARAGGSDPAGIKNAIAKLKELVAA